A window of the Thalassospira indica genome harbors these coding sequences:
- the rpsT gene encoding 30S ribosomal protein S20 has protein sequence MAHHKSAKKRIRRNAARAEVNGARIGRIRTFVKKVEAALNTGDKDAALAAMKIAEPEMARGAQLGVLHKNTVARKVSRLTARIKAL, from the coding sequence ATGGCTCACCATAAATCGGCCAAGAAGCGCATTCGCCGCAACGCCGCACGTGCAGAAGTTAATGGTGCACGTATCGGTCGCATTCGTACCTTCGTTAAGAAGGTCGAGGCTGCGCTGAACACTGGCGATAAAGATGCTGCTCTGGCTGCGATGAAAATCGCTGAGCCGGAAATGGCGCGTGGCGCACAGCTTGGTGTTCTGCACAAGAACACCGTTGCTCGCAAGGTTTCGCGCCTGACCGCGCGTATCAAAGCGCTTTAA
- a CDS encoding enoyl-CoA hydratase, whose protein sequence is MSYENIIAEKKGNVGLITLNRPKALNALCDALIKDIGAALDDFESDEDIRAIVITGSDRAFAAGADIKEMADYDYMDVYKNDFITKGWTRVASCRKPTIAAVAGFALGGGCEMAMMCDIMIAADTAKFGQPEITIGTIPGAGGTQRLTRAVGKAKAMEMCLTGRMMDAEEAERAGLVARIVPADSLLDEAMQLAEKIASFSGPVSMKVKESVNKAYEMTLTEGLMFERREFHSTFALEDRAEGMKAFGEKRKPAFKHR, encoded by the coding sequence ATGTCTTATGAAAACATCATCGCCGAGAAAAAGGGCAATGTCGGCCTGATTACGCTTAACCGTCCCAAGGCGCTCAATGCGCTGTGTGATGCGCTGATCAAGGATATCGGTGCTGCTCTTGATGATTTCGAATCCGATGAAGACATCCGCGCCATCGTCATTACCGGGTCGGACCGCGCCTTTGCCGCCGGTGCCGACATCAAGGAAATGGCCGATTACGACTATATGGACGTTTATAAAAACGACTTCATCACCAAGGGCTGGACCCGGGTTGCAAGCTGCCGCAAGCCGACCATTGCCGCGGTCGCCGGATTCGCATTGGGCGGTGGCTGCGAAATGGCGATGATGTGCGACATCATGATTGCCGCCGATACCGCCAAGTTCGGTCAGCCGGAAATCACCATCGGCACCATTCCCGGTGCGGGCGGCACACAGCGCCTGACCCGTGCAGTTGGCAAGGCCAAGGCGATGGAAATGTGCCTGACCGGGCGCATGATGGATGCCGAGGAAGCCGAGCGTGCCGGACTGGTCGCGCGAATCGTTCCGGCCGACTCGCTGCTTGATGAAGCCATGCAACTGGCCGAAAAGATCGCCTCCTTCTCGGGTCCGGTATCGATGAAGGTCAAAGAATCGGTCAACAAGGCCTATGAGATGACCCTGACCGAAGGCCTGATGTTTGAACGTCGCGAATTCCATTCGACCTTCGCACTCGAAGATCGCGCCGAAGGCATGAAAGCCTTTGGCGAGAAACGTAAGCCCGCCTTCAAGCACCGCTGA
- the mutM gene encoding bifunctional DNA-formamidopyrimidine glycosylase/DNA-(apurinic or apyrimidinic site) lyase has translation MPELPEVETVTRGLTPVMEGRVVNHVVQRRANLRFPFPEGFVDRMAGRTINQLTRRAKYILGYLDDGQVLLIHLGMSGRMTIHNDPTVEVPEAGKHDHVDFVMADGAVVRFNDPRRFGVITLIAGDEVASHKMLAGIGPEPLGNAFNADVLAAGIAKRASPIKTVLLDQKLVAGLGNIYVCEALFRSGIAPDRLAKDLKPGEIERLYREIRLVLEDAIAAGGSSLKDYRQSNGELGYFQHNFRVYGREGETCIADGCDSTIARIVQAGRSTFFCPTCQK, from the coding sequence ATGCCCGAATTGCCAGAGGTCGAAACAGTCACCCGTGGTCTGACACCCGTCATGGAAGGACGGGTGGTCAATCATGTGGTGCAGCGACGTGCGAACCTGCGCTTTCCCTTCCCGGAGGGGTTTGTTGATCGCATGGCCGGGCGCACCATCAATCAGCTGACCCGGCGGGCAAAATACATTCTGGGCTACCTTGATGACGGGCAGGTGCTGCTGATCCATCTTGGCATGTCTGGTCGCATGACCATTCACAATGATCCGACCGTCGAAGTGCCCGAAGCCGGCAAGCATGACCATGTCGATTTTGTCATGGCCGATGGGGCCGTTGTGCGGTTCAACGATCCGCGGCGCTTTGGTGTCATCACCCTGATCGCGGGCGACGAGGTCGCAAGCCACAAAATGCTGGCCGGTATCGGGCCTGAGCCGCTTGGCAATGCGTTTAATGCTGATGTGCTGGCGGCGGGAATCGCCAAACGGGCAAGCCCGATCAAGACCGTATTGCTGGATCAGAAACTGGTGGCTGGTCTTGGCAATATCTATGTCTGCGAAGCCCTGTTCCGATCAGGCATCGCGCCGGACCGTCTGGCCAAGGATCTCAAACCCGGCGAGATCGAACGGTTGTATCGCGAAATCCGTCTGGTGCTTGAAGATGCGATTGCTGCTGGTGGTTCAAGCCTTAAGGACTACCGCCAAAGCAATGGCGAGCTTGGCTATTTCCAGCACAATTTCCGTGTCTATGGTCGCGAAGGCGAAACCTGCATCGCCGATGGCTGCGACAGCACCATCGCGCGCATCGTACAGGCCGGCCGGTCGACCTTCTTCTGTCCAACCTGTCAGAAATAA